In Chelmon rostratus isolate fCheRos1 chromosome 9, fCheRos1.pri, whole genome shotgun sequence, the following proteins share a genomic window:
- the cnot7 gene encoding CCR4-NOT transcription complex subunit 7 — protein sequence MPAATVDHSQRICEVWANNLEEELKRIRHVIRKYNYIAMDTEFPGVVARPIGEFRSNADYQYQLLRCNVDLLKIIQLGLTFMNEQGEYPPGTSTWQFNFKFNLTEDMYAQDSIELLTTSGIQFKKHEDEGIETLYFAELLMTSGVVLCDGVKWLSFHSGYDFGYLIKILSNANLPEEEVDFFEILRLYFPVIYDVKYLMKSCKNLKGGLQEVAEQLELERIGPQHQAGSDSLLTGMAFFKMREMFFEDHIDDAKYCGHLYGLGSGSAYVQNGTGNAYEEEANKQQS from the exons ATGCCCGCAGCTACTGTGGATCACAGCCAAAGAATATGTGAGGTTTGGGCCAACaacctggaggaggagctgaagaggatCCGACATGTCATCCGAAAGTACAACTACATTGCTATG GACACCGAGTTTCCAGGTGTAGTAGCCAGACCAATCGGAGAGTTCAGAAGCAACGCTGACTATCAGTACCAGTTACTGCGCTGCAACGTGGACTTGCTCAAGATAATCCAGCTGGGCCTCACATTTATGAATGAGCAAGGCGAATACCCTCCGGGAACATCCACATGGCAGTTCAATTTTAAGTTTAACCTCAC AGAAGATATGTATGCACAGGACTCCATTGAGCTCCTGACCACTTCAGGGATTCAGTTCAAGAAGCACGAGGACGAAGGCATTGAGACGCTGTActttgcagagctgctgatgacATCAGGAGTGGTGCTCTGTGATGGGGTCAAGTGGCTGTCTTTTCACAG tggcTATGACTTTGGATACCTGATCAAGATTCTGTCCAACGCTAACCTGCCTGAGGAAGAGGTGGACTTCTTTGAGATTCTTCGTTTATACTTTCCAGTCATTTACGATGTCAAGTACCTCATGAAGAGTTGTAAAAACCTGAAG ggcGGGCTGCAGGAAGTAGCCgagcagctggagctggagaggatcGGACCACAGCATCAGGCCGGCTCTGACTCTTTACTCACAGGCATGGCTTTCTTCAAGATGAGAGAG ATGTTCTTTGAGGATCATATCGATGATGCAAAGTACTGTGGTCACTTGTACGGGCTGGGCTCCGGCTCGGCCTACGTCCAGAACGGAACGGGGAACGCTTACGAAGAGGAGGCTAACAAGCAGCAGTCGTGA